CATTTACATTCTCACCAACGCCGTGATGATCAGCCGGATCATCTTCGACCGCGCGCATTTTACCCTCAACGACGACGAATACGCGCTCTTCTCACATCTCGCCGTGCTGACGCCCGGTGAGTTTCGCCGCATGATGCGCCTCAGCAAATGGGAGACCGCCACCGAGCCGGTAGTCCTCACAACCGAAGACCAGCCAGTCGACCGGATCTATTTTGTGCTGGCGGGCGACATCGCCATCGAGAAGGCAGGTCGGCCAATCAGCATCGGCCCACTGACGTTCATCGGCGAGGTCGCGTTTCTTTTGTCACGGCCCGCAAGTGCGACCGTCCGCGTCGGGCCCGGCGCGCGCTATGTGTCGTGGGACAGCGTCAGTCTGCGCCGCCTTCTTGTCCGCGTGCCGGCGCTGCGCATCGCCTTCGACGGCGCCCTTAACCGAGACATGGCCCTGAAAGTCGCCCGCGCCTGAGCCGCTACTGCGTGCTCGCCACCGGGCACCAGTCCGCCCGCGCGCCTTTGCCGTCGTAGGGATGCGCCAATCCGGTCGCCAGCATCGCCGTCTTGAGATCGACGCCGACGGCATTGGCGACGTCGGCATCGACGCGCCCGCCGTACTTGTCGTCCACGACGTTGGCGAGGCTGACCGTGCCGCCGGCGATCTTGGCGAGCCGCTGCCGCGCCTGCTCCGCCATCGTCTTCTCAGCCGCACAGCTTGAGTGCAGCTCCGGCGTATCGATGCCGCGGATGCGCACCCGCGACGAAACCTCGACGCCCAGCCACACCTTCGCCTTCACGGCAATCGTGTCACCATCGATGACCTCGACGACCGACGCGCTCACCGGCCCGCCGAACGTCTCGGCCGCCACCGACCCCGGTAGCGCCGCCAGCATCAGGAAAACGAAGGAAAGGCCGCGAATCATTTTAGGAATATATTCATATATGGCCGGCAAGTCACCCGAAGATTGCGCGGAATTCACCTTCCCGCCCCCTCGCCGCGTCCTTGTCGCCAACCCGCCGAATTCCCACGTCTCTATCGCGCGCCGGTTACCACGCGCCTAAGGGACAAGGACCATGAGCACGCTCCGCACCGCCATGCTTCTCGCCGCGCTGACCGCGATCTTCATCGCCGTCGGCTTCCTCATCGGCGGCACCGGCGGCGCCCTGATCGCCTTTGTCGTGGCGGCCGGCCTGAACTTCGCGTCCTACTGGAACGCCGACCGCATGGTCCTTTCGATGGCCCGCGCCCGCGAGGTCGATGCGCGCAGCGCGCCCGAGTTCTACGCCATCGTGCAGAAGCTCGCCGCCGACGCCAATCTGCCGATGCCCAAGGTCTACGTCGCCGACAACCCGCAGCCGAACGCCTTCGCCACCGGCCGCAACCCCGAGCACGCCGCCGTCTGCGCCACCACCGGGCTGCTGCGCGCGCTCGACCGCGACGAGATCGCCGCGGTGATGGCGCACGAGCTCGGCCATGTTAAGAACCGCGACACGCTCACCATGACCATCACCGCAACCATCGCCGGCGCCATCTCGATGCTCGCCAACTTCGCCTTCTTCTTCGGCGGCGGCAGCCGCAACAACAATGGCGGCGGCATCCTCGGCATGCTCGCCGCCGCGATCCTGGCGCCGCTTGCCGCGATGCTGGTGCAGATGGCGGTGAGCCGCACGCGCGAATACGCCGCCGACCGCGCCTCGGCCGAGATCACCGGCCAGCCGGCGACGCTCGCCTCGGCCTTGGCCAAGATCGCCAACCTCGCGCCGCGCATCCCCAACGCCGCCGCCGAACAGAACCCGGCGATGGCGCATCTCTTCATCATCAATCCGCTGTCCGGCGCCCGCATGGACAGCCTGTTCTCGACGCATCCGGCGACGGAGAACCGCATCGCCGCGCTGATGGCGATGGAGGGTGCCGACAAGAGGCGAGGAGAGCCGCAGGCTCGACCGGGAAGCCAAGAAGAGAGGCGTGGAGCGCCGGAGGCGCGACAGGGAAGCAAAATAAGCGTCCCCCAGATCGGCAAGACCATCCGCCCGCGCGGTCCGTGGGGTTGAGCCGCCAGCCGACCAAGCGGAGCACCGCCCCCGGTTTCGCCGCGCGCGCTGTCGCGGCCGCACTTCTCGCCACCGTCGTCGATAAGCGCCAGCCGCTCGACGCGACGCTGGAGAACGACAGGAGTTTCGCCGCCCTCGAGCCGCGCGATCGCGCCCTCGCCCGCGCCATCGTCGGCACGACGCTCCGCCACTACGGCACCATCGACGCGATCCTGGCGTCGCTGATCCAGAAACGCCCGCGCGGTGCCGGCACGTTGAACCGCATCCTCGAAACCGCGACGGCGCAGATCCTGTTCATGGGCGTCGCCGACCACGCCGTCGTCTCGGTCGCCGTCGACCAGTTGGCCGCCGATCGCGACGGCGCCCACTTCAAGGGCCTCGCCAACGCGGTGCTCCGCCGCATCGCCCGCGAGCGCGACACGCTGGTCGCCGAGTTTGCCGCGCCGGAAGGCGACACGCCGGAATGGCTCTGGCGCCGCTGGCTCGCCGCCTACGGCGAGCCGACCGCGCGGGCCATCGCCGCCGCCCACCACGTCGAACCGTCGCTCGATCTGTCGGTGAAATCCGATCCCGCCGGCTGGGCCGAGAAACTGGGCGGCATCGTGCTGCCCACCGGCACGGTGCGCACCACCGCCGGCGGCGATATCCCCTCGCTCCCCGGCTACGCGGAAGGGCAATGGTGGGTGCAGGACGCCGCCGCCGCACTCCCCGCAAAGCTGCTCGGCAATGTCGCGGGAAAACGCATCGCCGACCTCTGCGCCGCCCCCGGCGGCAAGACCGCCGCACTGGCCGCCGCCGGCGCTCATGTCACCGCCGTCGATATCTCCGCGCCACGGCTGGAGCGCCTCACCACCAACCTCAAGCGCCTCAATCTCACAGCCGAGACGATCGCCGCAGACGTCCTCAAGTGGACGCCGACCGAGCCATACGACGCAATTTTGTTGGACGCGCCGTGCACCGCGACCGGCACCATCCGCCGCCACCCCGACGTCGTCTGGCTGAAGCGCGCCGAGGACGTCGCGACACTGTCACGCATCCAGACCAAAATGCTGGTCCACGCCGCAAAATTCCTGAAGCCCGGCGGCACGCTGATCTACTGCACCTGCTCGCTCGAGCCCGAGGAAGGCGAGGCCCACCTCACCGACCTGCCGCTCACCCTCGATCCCGTCTCCCCTGCCGAAATCGGCGGCCTCGCCGAGATCGTCACGCGCGACGGCGCGATCCGCACCCTGCCGTCGCATCTCCCCAGCGAAACCCCACGCCTGGCCGGCCTCGACGGCTTCTTCATCATGCGCCTGAGGAAGCCGTAGGCCCGCCTCCCCTCCGCTCATCCCCGCTTTCATAACCCAAGCGGAGCGGGCATAACCCGCCCCGGGCATTTGCCCGGCGCCGCCAATAGGGCGATAGTCCGGCACCGCATCTGAGGCCAGATGCGGCCAGCCGCGTGGGTCGAGGGAGTAGGGTAAGGATGGCGATCGGATCAGCGTCCGGTCCGGGTCGGCAGCTGCGCTTTGCCTTCAGCGCGGGGCGACGCGCCCTCGCCTTCCGTCTCCATTCGAGCATCTTCTACCGCTGGCGCTTCGCCGGGCAGCAGCCCGAGCGCCTGACCATCGCGCCGATCGACCTCAGGACCGCCGACCCGACCGTCGCCCTCGACATCTATGCCGGTCGCTGGGTGTTCAACGGCGACGGCGTCGACATCGAAGGCTTCTCCGTCTTCGACGCCGAGGCGCCGAACGAGGAATGGGCGCGCCAGCTCCACGCCTTCGGCTGGCTGCGCCACTTGCGCGCCTCCGACATGGCGCTGTCGCGCTCGAATGCGCGCAGCCTAGTCGACGAATGGATCCGCTTCTCAGGCCACCACGACAAGGTCGCGTGGAATCCTGAGATCGTCGCCCGCCGCCTGATGGCGTGGCTGAGCCAGACGCCGCTGGTGCTCGACGGTTGCGACTTCAATTTCTATCGCCGCTTCATGCGTTCGCTCGGCAAGCAGCTCCGCTACCTCCGCCGCGTCGCGCACGACTCCGCCCCCGGCCTGCCGCGCCTGCGCGTCATGATCGCGCTTGCCGCGCTCGCGTTGTCGATGCCCGAGCAGCAGCGTTTCCTGAAGCAGGCCGCCCGCCGCCTCGACCTCGAGCTGGTCGCGCAGATCCTGCCCGACGGCGGCCACGTCAGCCGCAACCCCGGCGCCATCCTCGAGCTGCTGGTCGATCTCCTGCCGCTCCGCCAGGCCTTCGTCGCCAAGGGCGGCCAGCCCTCGCGCATTCTGATTTCCGCCATCGACCGCATGATGCCGATGCTGCGCTTCTTCCGGCAGGGCGACGGCTCGTTTACCCATTTCAACGGCATGGGCGACACCGCCACCGACCAGCTTGCCACCATCCTTGCCTACGACGACGCCCGCGCCGCCATCCCGCAGAACGCGCCGCACTCCGGCTACCAGCGCATCGAGGCGACCG
The sequence above is drawn from the Bauldia sp. genome and encodes:
- a CDS encoding cyclic nucleotide-binding domain-containing protein, translated to MEGLQGLLEFVLVKDNIVHAGASLCLIALLFRDQLALRAFLVAGDSVYILYYFFAPTTPLWGGIFWSSIYILTNAVMISRIIFDRAHFTLNDDEYALFSHLAVLTPGEFRRMMRLSKWETATEPVVLTTEDQPVDRIYFVLAGDIAIEKAGRPISIGPLTFIGEVAFLLSRPASATVRVGPGARYVSWDSVSLRRLLVRVPALRIAFDGALNRDMALKVARA
- a CDS encoding thermonuclease family protein — its product is MIRGLSFVFLMLAALPGSVAAETFGGPVSASVVEVIDGDTIAVKAKVWLGVEVSSRVRIRGIDTPELHSSCAAEKTMAEQARQRLAKIAGGTVSLANVVDDKYGGRVDADVANAVGVDLKTAMLATGLAHPYDGKGARADWCPVASTQ
- the htpX gene encoding zinc metalloprotease HtpX, coding for MSTLRTAMLLAALTAIFIAVGFLIGGTGGALIAFVVAAGLNFASYWNADRMVLSMARAREVDARSAPEFYAIVQKLAADANLPMPKVYVADNPQPNAFATGRNPEHAAVCATTGLLRALDRDEIAAVMAHELGHVKNRDTLTMTITATIAGAISMLANFAFFFGGGSRNNNGGGILGMLAAAILAPLAAMLVQMAVSRTREYAADRASAEITGQPATLASALAKIANLAPRIPNAAAEQNPAMAHLFIINPLSGARMDSLFSTHPATENRIAALMAMEGADKRRGEPQARPGSQEERRGAPEARQGSKISVPQIGKTIRPRGPWG
- a CDS encoding transcription antitermination factor NusB, producing the protein MSRQPTKRSTAPGFAARAVAAALLATVVDKRQPLDATLENDRSFAALEPRDRALARAIVGTTLRHYGTIDAILASLIQKRPRGAGTLNRILETATAQILFMGVADHAVVSVAVDQLAADRDGAHFKGLANAVLRRIARERDTLVAEFAAPEGDTPEWLWRRWLAAYGEPTARAIAAAHHVEPSLDLSVKSDPAGWAEKLGGIVLPTGTVRTTAGGDIPSLPGYAEGQWWVQDAAAALPAKLLGNVAGKRIADLCAAPGGKTAALAAAGAHVTAVDISAPRLERLTTNLKRLNLTAETIAADVLKWTPTEPYDAILLDAPCTATGTIRRHPDVVWLKRAEDVATLSRIQTKMLVHAAKFLKPGGTLIYCTCSLEPEEGEAHLTDLPLTLDPVSPAEIGGLAEIVTRDGAIRTLPSHLPSETPRLAGLDGFFIMRLRKP
- a CDS encoding heparinase II/III family protein codes for the protein MAIGSASGPGRQLRFAFSAGRRALAFRLHSSIFYRWRFAGQQPERLTIAPIDLRTADPTVALDIYAGRWVFNGDGVDIEGFSVFDAEAPNEEWARQLHAFGWLRHLRASDMALSRSNARSLVDEWIRFSGHHDKVAWNPEIVARRLMAWLSQTPLVLDGCDFNFYRRFMRSLGKQLRYLRRVAHDSAPGLPRLRVMIALAALALSMPEQQRFLKQAARRLDLELVAQILPDGGHVSRNPGAILELLVDLLPLRQAFVAKGGQPSRILISAIDRMMPMLRFFRQGDGSFTHFNGMGDTATDQLATILAYDDARAAIPQNAPHSGYQRIEATGTVVVVDAGRPPPPDFSVGAHAGCLSFEMSVGRQRLIVNCGVPKPSASALRRLARTTAAHSTVTLNDTSSCRILTRGVVGEVFGEAVVAGPTRIDVARRNVHGATELDLRHNGYVDRYRLVHERQLLLSDAGDRLEGMDTFLTPNGQPTRSGKDSFAIRFHLHPNVRAIVLHERRAVLMELPDGETWEFETDGPEIAIEESILLSDNRGNRATEQVVIYGRVQQTARVQWTLHRTALAGRRARTTATPENEYAR